The following is a genomic window from Corynebacterium incognita.
ACGTCGTCACCATCGGCAACGGTTCCTTGCCTTCAAAAAGGCCCGGGTGCAGGCTGTTGTTGAACACCACGTCAATCTCACCTGCGGCGGCTTGCTCCTCCAGATGCCCGCGCAATCTGTCGAAGGCCGCGTTTTCCTTCTCCCGCTCCCCGGGCGGGTAGGTATGGTCGGTTTCTTCGTCCTCATGCCCGGTCCAATCAACGCCGGGAAACTCCCATGCGCTCACGTGCCCCTCGGACCCTGCGGTGGCGTATAGATCGACGCGGTGCCCGGCGCGCCGCAAGGCACGCACGGCCGTGGCGCACATGGCCTCGAGCCCGCCGGCGTAGGGCTCGCGAATGGGGAACCGGGAAGGGGCGACCAGGGCCACCCGGTACTTTTGCGCGCTCAGCTCGGAGTACATCACTCGGTGGAACTCGGCGACGGCCGCGTCCTGGGCAGCCCGATCCCCCGCGTACGGCAGGCGGCCGCGGCGCGCGAGTTCCGCCAGCGCCGCGCCGGCGGCATGCCCGTCGCCCACCGGGTAGGCCGCGGCGGCATCGGGGCGATCCGCTTGCCCAGCGAAGCAACCGACATCGGGCACAGCGACGGGAACCCCGAGGTCGCGGCACATCTCCAGCCACCCGGAGTGGGTACCGCGGTGATACGGAAGCACGACGGCGCGGCACGACGCCACGGTACGGTGCAGGGTGTCGTCGTCCATGGGTTCGTGGACCACCACCTCGACGCCCGGGGACTCGCGCAGCGCGCCCACCAGGTGGTGTTCACGGGAATCGGCGTGCACGAAGACCGTGAGCGACACGTGCTCCGCAATGGCGGCATAAAATCCAGGCTCGGCCATCACGTTCGCGCGCAGGGATTTCAAAAACACCGCCGCCTCGTGGATGAACGGTTCCTCGCGCGGCGTCGTGATGCTGGGGTGCGGCGCCACTTCAATGTCCCGCCGCTGCAGCCCGAACTCGGATACGAGCCGCTCCCGCGCGGCAGTGGTGAGCGTGAGGATCCGCGCGGCGTCGGCAAGCGCCAAGGACAGCAGCTCGTGGTAGGGTCGTTGGTCATCGAGGTGGGGGTTGTCAATGTCATGCACGGTCACCACCAACGGCACGCGTCGGGCGCGGAGGTTGTCCAAGAATGCCCGCATCTCAGAGGCGGAAAGGTGTTCGAATCCGAAATGGAGATGCACCACGTCGGCGTGATTATCCTCCCACCACTCCGGCTTGAGGCCGGGGTGCGGCCACCAGGGGGTGGGCTCGTCCAGAATTCCTGTAGTCGTTGACTGCACCGCACGTGAGTAGGGGTGCCCTGCGGGAATAGATAAGACTGCCACCCTGGCTACCGACCCCTTCCGAATTAAGACTCCGATTAATAAAAATTATTATAGAGTGGGTTGCCGAAAGGCGCACGCTCACTTGTTCCTCTCAGCTCCGGAAAGGCGGTTGTGTTGATCACTGCGGAAACAGCCACTGGCCGCCAGTTACACTACGGCGAGTTTTATCAACTCCGCCCCGTAGACACTGCTCCGGGGCCACTGCCCCGCGTGGCGGTGGTGGGAAACTGCCAGGCGGAATCACTCCGCATCTTGCTGGAATCCAGCGGGGCCGTGCGCTCGTTCCGCATCCCGCCCGTGCACGAATGGACCGCGTCGGATCTTCCCTTTGTGCACGCAGCTGTGCAGCACACAGACGTCCTCATCACCCAGCCGGTGCGCGCGGATTATCGTGGATTGCCCATCGGGAGTACGCAATTGCGTTCCCTTTTGTCGGCGGCCGCTCGCGTGGTGTTTTACCCGGTGCTGCGTTTCGACGCCCTCAACCCCTACCTCGCCATCATCCGTTCCCCGGAGGACCCCGGGCGCAACCCACCGGTCGTGCCGTACCACGACCTGCGCATACTGGCTCGAGCTGCGGGCCTTCGGGACCGCGGCCGTACCTCGCCACATGTGTGGTCCGACATCGTCGAGGACGCCGCCGCGCAGTTAAGGCTGCGGGAGGAGCGCTTCGACGCCGTGCCCATGTCCGACGTCCTGCGCACTATCCCGGTGTGGCACACGCTCAATCACCCTGACAATGCGACGCTGACGGAGCTCGCCCGCCGAGTCTTGAGCACGCTCGGCCTCACCGCGCAGCCCCGCCCGCCCCGGGACCGGGAGATGCTCGGGCACCTGCGCGCGCCCATCCACCCAGAGGCCGCGGCGGGCCTCGGATGCGCGGTGGGCCGCCCGCAATGGACCGAATCCGGCGCCGCCATTGACCAGGCCACCATCGATGCTGCTCAGCTGGAGTTTTACCGCGCCCACCCGGAGGTCGTGCTGGCCGGCTTGGAGCGCCACGCCCGCCGTTTAGAACAGTTAGGACTCCTCCCATGACCCTGCCCATCCATGTCATTGTTGGCCCCGATGCGCACGGGGTCGTGGACTACGCGCTCCGCCTGCACCGAGTGACCGGCGGTCCGGTGGTACGCGCGACGCATTACGAGGATCTTCCCAGCGCCATCGCACCGGGGCCGCTGCACTTTACGTTTACGGATCACCTCTTCGGTGACTCCCCCGACGCGGCGGCCGCGGCCGTCCTCGAGCTCGCAAAGGGGCGCACCTGGAGCATCTCCTTCCACGACGTCCCCCAGCCGGAAGAGGGCGCGGAGCGCTTCGCCCACCGTGCCCCCGCCTATCGACGTCTTGCCGACGCCTCCACCGCTAGCTTCGTCAACTCCCACCACGAGGCGGCGTTCTTCGCGCCTCTCGATGTCTCCGTGCTCCACCTCCCCCTTCCCGACTCCGCGCCATCCCGCGACACCACAGCCCACGCTGACCGGACTGGCACGCGAGTGGGCATGCTCGGGTTCATCTATCCCGGCAAGGGCCACGACGACGTCCTGCGAGCTTTGGCGGGGACGGACCTGCACCTGCGGGCCATCGGCGGCTACGCCGCCGGGCACGAGCACCTAGATCAGGACCTTGCGTCTTTGGCGGCAGAACTAGGCGTGGACTATCACGCCACGGGCTACCTTGAGCTAGACGAGCTGCACCACGAGATGGACCAGGCGGATATTCCAGTGGTGGCCCACCGGCATTTTTCCGCCTCCGGTTCGTTAATGGAGTGGCTGAGCCGCGGCCGGCGGGTACTCGCGGCGGACAGCGCATACACCCGCGAGCTGCGCGAACTCTGGCCGGAGTTCATCGACATCGTCCCTGAAGGGCACTGGTCTGCGGCGTTTCGGGACGTTCCAGAGGACTTCTCCGTCCCGCGCACGCCGCCACGCAATTGGACGTGGCGCCACGTCGCGCGCGGCTACGTGGAGGTGTGGTCGGGACCGCGCTTTGACCTGACGGGAAACTCCCTTCCTCCCGCCCCGGAACCGTCACAAGCTCTCACCGAGTGGCCCTCGGTGAGCGTGGTCATCCCCTACTACGAGGCGCAAGATGACTTGGATGCGGTGCTGGCCGGGCTGCACGAACAGGACTACCCAGGCCCGGTTGAGATCATCGTTGCGGACGACGGTTCACCCACCGCGCCCGTTGTCCCCGTCATTGTCACGGTGGTACGCCAAGAGGATAAGGGGTTTCGCGCCGCGGCCGCCCGCAACCTTGGCGCCTCCGTTGCCACCGGGGAGATCCTCGCGTTCCTCGATGGCGACACCGTCCCCGACCCGGGTTACCTGCGCGCCGTCGTCGCTATCGCCCGCCGTGACCCACGCGCTGTCGTCGTGGGCACGCGCTTACAGGGCGACGCTGAACCCGCATGGCTCCAGCGGGCGTGGGACGCGACCGCCGACCTTGCCGCGGCGGATGACACGTCGTGGCGGTTTATCATTTCAGCGGCGCTGACGTGTTCGCGGGACTTCTTCCTGGACGTCGGCGGCTTTGACGCCAGCATGGTGGGCTACGGCGGCGAGGACTGGGAATTCGGCTACCGGGCATGGAACGCCGGGGCTATCTTTCGCCATGCGCCTGAGGCCGTCGCCCGGCACCGCGATCCGGAGTGGGGCGAGCGTGTCGCTGCGCGCGATGCCGCGGAAGCGGCCGCGGAGAAGAACGGCGAGTCGGTAGCCCTTGCCCGCCGCATCACCCATCCCCTGGCGCGGCCAACGGCGGTCTTCCCCACCGCAGACGTCACGGTTCACATCCCCGCGTGGTCTGCCCCGGGGGTCCAGGAGGCTGTGATTCTGGGGTGGCTCGCGCTCGGCGATGTGCACGTCTCCCTGCCTGCTGACGCAGCGGTGCCTGCACTCTTCGCCGCCGATCCGCGCGTGCGCTCGAACAACGACATCCCCGCACCGGCTACTGTGGTGACGGAGTGGTCCACCTCTCGAGTGACCGTCAGCCTTGACGCCCCCGCGGTACCGTCTTCCCTAGACGAGCTCTACCGCGTGGAGTCCCTCGGCGGCCGGGCGGAGTTCTCCGTGGCCGACGCCTCCGGCAGCGCTGCGCACGGCACGATCGTCTTTGCCCGCCGCCGCGCACTGGAGGCCCGCGGCGTCACCACCCCGGCCGCCGTGAACTTGTCGGTTCCAGGTACGTTTTACGACGCCCCGGTGCGCCTCGAGCGCCTCTTCGCGGGCTGGTAGGACGCTAATGATCGCCTAGTTGCTGCCACACCCTGTCGTTGGTCTCGGCCCATAACGGCTTGGCCCAGTCACCGAAGTCGCGGTCAGTCAGGGCCACCATCGCGAGCTTTTCTTCCGGCGCGATCCAAAGATAAGTTCCGGACATCCCAAAGTGCCCTGCGGTGGCCGCGGGCATCTCGGCGCCGGTCCAATGCGGCTTGCCGCCTGCGACGCCCTTGTCCCCCTTGAGCTCAAAACCGAGCCCCCACGGGCAAGGCTTGTGCATGCCGTAGCCGGGCACGATGCCATCCAGCTCCGCGAATTGCGGGTTAAGCATGTCCGCCACCGTCGACGGGTGCAGCAGCTGCGGGTTCATCACCTCCGCCGCGAACGCGACCACGTCCTCCACGGTGGTGTCCAGCCCGTGCCCCGCGGACCCCACTAGCGCGGAGTCCGTCATCCCCAGCGGCGCAAACACGCCCTCGGCCAGGTAGTCCGCAAACTCCATCCCGGTGGCCTCGCCGACGAGCTCCGCCAGCCACTCGTAGCCTGCCGACGAATAGATGCGACGCTGCCCCACCGGCTTCTGCAGCTCGCGGGAATCAAACCCCACGCCCGAGGCATGCGCCAGCAGGTGCCGCACCGTCGAGCCCTCCGGCCCCGCGGGCTGGTCCAGTTCCAGCGCGCCTTCCTCCACGGCCAGCATCACGCCGTATGCCACCACCGGCTTGGTCACCGACGCCACCGAGAACACCCGCGATACCTCCCCCAGCGTCTCCACCACCTCGCCGTCGCGCAGCAGCGCGGCAGCAACGTTATCCACGGGCCATTCCGACAGGGCATCTAGATAAGCAGTCATGTTCCCCACCTTAGCCATGAGCGCACCGCCGCGACCTCTCGCTGTCCCTCACAGCCTCCGCTTCGCCTGCTACGCCAAACCCCGAGCGACAAGCCTCTGCTTGGCCCTAAAATCCGGCTAAAAATCGACCAAGCAGAGGTTTGTCGCTCGGGTTTATCTACATCAGGCGTCCGGAGCGCCGGCGAACGGGTAGTCGGTGTAGCCCTCCGCGCCCGGCGCGTAGAAAGTGGCGGCGTCAGGCGTGTTGAGTTCGAGGCCCTCGCGCCAGCGCAGGACCAGGTCCGGGTTCGCGATGAGCTGGCGCCCCACCGCCACCGCGTCCACGTGCGGCAGCGCCATGAGCGCGTTCGCCTCGTCCAAGTCAGTGACGTGGCCGAAGCCGGTGTTGGCAATCACCCGGGTCGCGCCGTTCGCCCGTGCCCGGCGCGCGAGCTCCGCGGGCAGCGAGTCCGCATCGTCGCTGGCCGCGTCCTTGTGCAACAGCGACACATAGGCAAGGTTGAGGTCGGACAGGGCGTCGAGAAGCCCGCCGAAGGTGGCCAGCGTGTCCGCGCGGTCCTCCTCAATCACGCCCTGGATATTGTGCTCCGGGGACAGGCGCAGCGCGGTGCGGTCAGCGCCGATATCCGCGGCGACGGCGCGAACGACCTCCTCCACCAGCCGATAGCGGTTGCGCGGGCTGCCGCCGTAGTCGTCGTCGCGGGTATTGGACACGGGGCTCAGGAACTCGTGGAGCAAGTAGCCGTTGGCGCCGTGGATTTCCACGCCGTCCAGCCCAGCGTCCACGGCCCGGCGCGCCGCCGCGCGGAATTGCTCCACGATGCGCGGCATCTCCTCTGCTTCCAGCGCCCGCGGCACCGGCGCGTCCTGTTTACCGTCGAAGGTGTGTACCTGCCCGCCCCACTCCAGGGCGCTGGGCGCCTCTGGTTGCTGGCCCTCCAGCAGGTTCGGGTGGGACACGCGTCCGCCGTGCATGATCTGCATGAACAGCACGCCGCCGCCCTCGTGCACGCGCTCCGCCACGCGCCGCCAGCCCGCGGCCTGCTCGTCGGTCTCGATGCCCGCCTGTCCCGGGAACGCGCGGGTGGTCACGGACGGGAAGGTGCCTTCGGTGACCACGAGTCCCGCGGACGCGCGCTGGAAGTAGTACTCCGCGTGCAGGTCGGTGGGGACGCCACTGGTGCCGGCGCGCTGGCGGGTCAGCGCCGCCATGGTCACGCGGTTCGCCAGCCGGTAGCGGCCGAGGTCGAGGGGTGAGAACAGGTCTGTCGAAGTTTCAGTCATGCTCTTCACAACGCAGCCCCGCCGCGTCACATTCCGTCGCGCTCGGCGTAGCGCTTAGCCAGGCGGTCTACGAGCTCGTCGGTGAGCTTATCGTCGGCCAGGATGATGTCCAGCATTTGGCGGTGGGTGTAGTCGCGTTCCGCGTGTTCTTCCTCGCTCATATCCTGCGGCGCGGTGGGTTCGGCGTCGTAGGAGTCGCCCGCGAAGTCCATGCCGAGGCCGGCGATCAGCCCGGGTTCTTCCACCGCGGCGTCGGTGACGGCCTCGAACTGCGAGGTGAACTCATCCAAGAAATCCTGTGCCCCGGCCTCGGCGGCGGCGCGCGTGGTGCCGGTGCGGATTTGCTTCTCGACGCGGCGTTGCAAAGCCTTTTCCATCTGCCGGTGCCGCCAGGAGCGAATCTTGGTGGGCTCGATGCGCCGTCCCACCGCGCGACCTTTGTCTTCTGCCTTCTTGGCCAGGTGTCCGATCTGCACGGCCGTGTCATTAATCGGCGCCCATTCCTCGTCGCGGGCGTGGATCCGCCAGCCCTTCCAGTATCCCAGCAGAGACAGCGCGACGCTAACGATGGGGCCTATCATCATGCCAATGGCCATGTAGCCGACGTGGTTGCTGGCCAGCACGATGGCCGCCGCGGCCACCGCGGGGATGACGGTGGGCTGGTTACCCCCGAAGACCTGCGGGGTGCGCCCGGTGACGATGTCGCGGATCATCGATCCGCCCGTCGCGGTGAACACACCCATCATGATGCACGGCAGCAGCGGCAGGCCGTAGGCAATCGCCTTCACCGTGCCGGTGGCGGCCCACAGGCCGGACACCACCGCGTCGCCGTGCGACTGCACGATGTCCCACGTGCGCCCCTTGAAGTAGACGAACCGCGCGATGATCGCGCCCGTAAACGCGAGGATGAGGTATTCGGGTTGGCTCATCGCGGCGACGGTCCCACGGTTAATAAGCACGTCGCGAATCATGCCGCCGCCGAGGGAGGAGAACATGGCCACGAAGAAGAAGCCCACGATGTCGTAGCCGCGCTTGCGCGCAATCGTGCCGCCGATCATGCCCATGAGCAGCACACCGGAGACGTCGGACCAGCGGTAGAGGTTCTCAATGAGCGGGTCCAGTTCGACGTTCATGCCTACCAGTTTAAGCACGCCCCAGGCGCGAGGGGTTAGTCTATATTTATGAAGCGTTGCCTGGCCGCCGTCCTTGCCTGCACCCTCGTCGTGGCGGGGTGCTCCCGCAGCAAGCCTTCCGACGCCCCGACACCCGCACCCACCACGACCTCGGCGAGTGCGACGTCGTCGACAAGCAAGGCGCCCACGACCTCCGCGAAGCCGACGACGAGCCGCACACCCACGTCGTCGTCGAGCACCCCCGCGCCGGCAACGGCGGGCACCGGCACGTTTTCCATGACCGGCCCCGCGCCGATTTCGGGCGCGACGTACGATTCCATGCCGTATGTCTTGCCGCTCAACCCCGCCGGCCCGCAGGCCACGATGGTGCGCTGGGTGGAGGGCTGGGGCGAGTCCCCCGCCACGGCGGAGCAGGGCACTACGTACGTGTTGGGTCATGCGTGGGGCCAGCAGCAGCTGGTGTTTAACCCCATCTCGGAATTCGTAACCGCCGCGGTGGACATGAACAACCCCACCCCGGTGCCCAGCACGAATGAGACCCCGATGCAGCGCTTCGAGACCGACGCGCTCAACGGCTCGGTCATCACCATGAAGGGTGCGAAGGGCGAGCGCCAGTGGGTGGTGGACAACGCGTACCTGGTGGATAAGTACAAGGCCGGCTTTGACAAGAACCTGGTCAACGAGCACAACCCGGGCCGCATCGTGTTGATTGCCTGCTCCGTCTCCGGCTCCCAAGACCTGGGCTACAACGTCGTGGTGGAGGGGCACCTCAAGGACTAGGCCGTGCCATGACTTGAAAGCCGGAGACCGAAACCGAACAAGCGTTCGTAAATATCGGGTGTGTAAGAGTCTCACCCAGATGGCACAATAACCTCAAGCCGTCAGAAAGGATCGTGACATGACTTCACCACTCATTGAATTTATCGAGCCTCACAAAGCTGAGGAGGAGCTCGAACGGCTTTACGCTAACCTTGACGAGCCCATAGAGGATTTCGAGTTTCGCGCCTTCACTTATCAGCTATCCGCCAAAGAGGCGGCGGTTTGGGAGCGAATTTCGGAACTCCGCTGGCTACTGGCGAGCGAATGACACCAAGGAATCCACGTGGATACGAAAGTCGACGAAAAGCTAAAAGGAGAGGTAGAGAAATTCACTGTCGATTTGACCGAAAGTCTCTCATACTTCACAAATGACAAAGTTAACTTCCATATTTCGTCGTTGACCGGACGAAAAACTCTTAGGATCCGTTTAGACCAAGGCAATGATGAGGTAGGGATCGCAGTGCTAATGTCATGCGGCTACCCTGTTTTGGGAATTCGACCGACATTTTATTTGACATGGGATTCATCAGAGTCCTACCTAGCTGTAGATTCTTCCAGCTTTGAGGTACTTCCATACGCTAGGAAAACCGGCGCCCCGCTATTCCGTGTGGAATATGACAGACACAAAACGACGCACCCTAGTTCGCATATCCACGTACACGCGCACAGCGATGAGTTCACTCATTTGCTCGGTTTTTCGAGAAAACTCGACCTTAATAATCAAAAGAAGGTTAAAGCGTATTTTAAAAACGTTCCGCTTCTTTCCAAATTTCATTTTCCCACCGGCGGTCATCGCTTCCGCCCCTGCCTAGAGGACGTACTGGAGATACTCAGGGTTGAGTTCAATTTAGATTGCGACAATTCACGCTGGAAGCCGTACCTCAAACATAAACGCATTCACTGGAGATCAATCCAAACAGCTGCCGTTGTACGGGATAGTCCAGAAACCGCGCTCAATGTCCTCATTAAGGAGTACGGCATGCCAAGACCGGAGAATTGGGTTTGTCCCTCCGACAATATCGATAGACTGACGCGGAATTAAACGCTAGGTTTCCAAGCCTTCGCTACTCTGGATGAAGTGTCAATGCAGCCCCATCAGCAAGATCAGAACCGCTCCCCCAAGCCCACCACCGTCGCGATTGTCGGCGGCGGCCCGCGCGGCCTGTGGGCGGTCGAGGAACTCCTCGAGCTAGCCGCCAACCACAGCGACCTTCACGTCGCCATCACCGTGTTCAACGCCCCGAGCCTCGAGCACTACGGCACCGACCAGCCCGACTACTGGCGCCTCAACGTCCAGGCCGACTACCTGTACACCAAAACGCTCGGCGAGTTCGGCGACTGGGCGGGCAACTACACCGACTACCTCCCCCGCGCGCTCGCCGGCCGCTTCCTCGAGGAGTCCTGGGACAACCTCCGCGTGCCGGACAACGCGTCAGTCAGCATCGTCCACGAGCACGTTGACGACCCCGACGAGCTGCGCCAACGCTTCGACGAAGTGTTGCTCGTGCGCGGCCACGCGGAGACCTGGCAAGGCGAGCTTGACGACGCCCTGACGGTCTACCCCGCCGGTTCCCTTGCGCACATCACGGCCGGTTCGTCGGTCACCGTGCGTGGATTGTCACTCACCTTCACAGACGCCGTCCTGGATCTGACCATCGGCCGCGGCGGCACCTCGCGGCATGAGGGCTTAAAGGACGTCGGCACGTACACCCCGTCCGGCCAAGAACCCGCGGTCATCCACCCCTACTCGCGCAGCGGCCGGTTCCTCACGGTCAAACCTGACGACGCCGTCGAGTTCGACCTCAGCCACCTGCGCGCGACGCAGTCTGGGGCGGTGTCGCTCGCGACGTCGGCAGGCGACATCATGGAGGCCATCATCGCCGGCGCGCAGCATCTCGCTCCGAAGCTGTCCCGCAGCGCCCTCGACGCCGTGGTGGAGGGCAACGATTCCACCGGCGACGCCGCCGAGGACTTCCGGCGCGACTTCGCCGTGGCCACCGGCAGCATCGACCCCACCAGCGGCGATCCCGCCACCGCCGGGATGGTGCTCGCGGAGTCCTTCCGCGCCGTGCATCCCGCGCTGGTGAACAAGCTGTCGTTTACCGAGGAGTTCGACGATTTCCACGACTACACCGACGTCCTCGACCGTGTGGTCTACGGCCTGCCGGTGGTCAATGCGCGCATCTTGCTTCAGCTTTTCGACGCCGGCATCGTCACCACCGACACCACCCTCGAGCACGATTCCGACTTCACCGTGGACGCCATCATCCCGCCCGCGGCCAAGCCGCCCATCAAGACGCTGCGCAACGCGCGGCTGAGCCCGAACTCCAACCTGGCCGCCGCCGGCCGCGTCACCGAGGGCTGGATCCACGGCAACGACACCATCACCCGCGAGTACCACGAGGTCATCCCCAACTGGGCCCACGACGTCTACTCGCGCGCGACGGCGTAGATACTAGCCCGCTGCCGCGCCCGCTCCGGTGCCTGATTTCTCTCCAGCGAGCTCCCGCAAGTTCTCTTCGACAGATTCTGCCAACTGCGAGTAATCGCTCTCGTCGGCGTCGATAACGATGTGCGCGGAGTAAGCGCCCACGGCCTCCGCGTATCGACGAGCCGTCCGAAGCGTGTGGTTCTTCGAGTTCAACTGCGAGATGGACTCGAAGCGAGACACCACAGATCGATCTACGCCCATGCGCTGTGCAATATCACGTTGAGTCAAACCCTTGCGTTTCCTTACCATCACGAGCTGCTCGATAAACGCCATATCCGCGCCGATAAGATCAATCTCCAATTGCTCTTCAGGTGGAATCGTTAGTTTCGCCATTGTCATCGCCTTCCTTAGCGCCCCAAAACGGTGGCGTACTCAAATCCTGTTAACACTTACCCTAGCCTAGCGTGCATTAAAATGCACCCTCTGTATTGTTTCGAGGCCAAGGCCGGTACTCTACCTCGTTTTCTCGACACCACCGTTTTGCTATATGCATCGCCTGAACGATATCCCGGTCTTGACTGTCTCGCGTCTTCCTAGCGTCACTCGCACTCGTACCGAAAAGTCTCTTTTCCCTGCACAAAACGATCAGCATTTGATGCTCTGGCTTCCCAACGCGATGGGAGATGTCTACAAAGTACAACCGATATTGTCTTCGCATCCCCAACTTGGATGCACGCTTCGCTGATGCTGTCTCATAGCCCTTTACTTCTCCTAGCCAAGGTGGGTCGGACACCATTCTCAGGACATGCCGCCCACTGGGCTCAACGAGTTCCGGTTCCGCGATACGAGTACCGTACTTGCCCCAACGCTCCAGTAAAGCTTTGAAAAACATAAAGGCTTCACGGTCCTGGAGCATCAATGCCTGAAAATCTGGCAGCGCGTATTCCTCAAACTCCCAACGCTCAAGACCAAATGCAATGCGATCCGGCAAGGCCAAATACACGTGCGGAATATCTGGAAAAATGATTTCCCCCCCTTTTAAAACCCCGATTACATGATTGATACTAGCGAGTGGCCCCCGATGGCGCTCGAAATTGATACCTTAAATCCGTCAGACATCATTCCGGTCTCCCAGGTTTACAATCACGAGTCGTCGAAACCGTTGCTAATACATTCGAGAACTCGATGCTCATGTCCCGGCCGTCTGAAACAATAGGGTCATGTCGGTTGAAGCACGCGCGTTGTCGCTGAGCAGGGTCATGAATGACTCTGCGGCTGTCCGCCTCCTGTCAGCGGATTTGGCCCCGGTTATCTTGGCGATCATCGCCGAACATTTCCCGCAGGGTGCCAAGCCCCGTTCCGCCGCTGAGCTCTATGAACTCATGGTGATCGACTTTGAGGTCATGGCCAGCAAGTTCTCCCTACCGCGCAAACCCCAGGATTACTGCACTGACTGGGTCAAGCAGGGCTGGTTGGTGCGCAAATCCGGCACCGGCTCGCAGGGCGAAACCTTGGAGCCCAGCGAGGACGCGCTAGTTGCGCTCGAAGCGGTGCAACGCTGGGAGAAGCCGACGAACACCGTCACGGCCTCGCGCATCGAATCGATTAGCTCTTCGCTGCGTCGTTTGGCGCGCGATACCAATGAAGACATCGCCTCACGCATCCGCAGCCTGGAATTGGAGCGCGACGCGATTGACCGTGAGATCGAGCGAGTATCCCAGGGCGACTTCGAGAGTCTTTCCGCGCACGACACCGCGGAACGCGTCGCCGACATCCTGGCCATGGCCCAGGCGGTGCCCAGCGATTTCGCGCGCGTGCGCCATGACTTCGAACGTCTCAACCACGTGCTGCGGCGCCAGCTGCTTGACCCCGAGGGCTACCGCGGAGACGTGTTAGATGACATCTTCCGCGGCGTGGACCTCATCGGAGACTCAGACGCCGGCCGCAGCTTCGACGGGTTCCGAGCACTGCTTACTGACCGTGAACGCTCCGCATGGGCGGATGAATGGATCGCGGAGATCCTCGACAGCGAGTCCGCCGCGCACCTCCCCGCCGGTGAAAGAAGCCGCCTGCGCCGCCTATTCCGCGACATGGAGGACACCAGCGACGAAGTCGCGCGAACCAAGGCAGGACTCGCGCGCAGCCTGCGCAACTACGTCACCTCCGAGCAATTCGCCGAGGACCGCCGAATGATCGAGCTGTTGCGCGAAGCACGCGGCCTGGCGGCCGATGCTGCCCAGGGCACCGGTCTA
Proteins encoded in this region:
- a CDS encoding trimeric intracellular cation channel family protein; protein product: MNVELDPLIENLYRWSDVSGVLLMGMIGGTIARKRGYDIVGFFFVAMFSSLGGGMIRDVLINRGTVAAMSQPEYLILAFTGAIIARFVYFKGRTWDIVQSHGDAVVSGLWAATGTVKAIAYGLPLLPCIMMGVFTATGGSMIRDIVTGRTPQVFGGNQPTVIPAVAAAAIVLASNHVGYMAIGMMIGPIVSVALSLLGYWKGWRIHARDEEWAPINDTAVQIGHLAKKAEDKGRAVGRRIEPTKIRSWRHRQMEKALQRRVEKQIRTGTTRAAAEAGAQDFLDEFTSQFEAVTDAAVEEPGLIAGLGMDFAGDSYDAEPTAPQDMSEEEHAERDYTHRQMLDIILADDKLTDELVDRLAKRYAERDGM
- a CDS encoding sortase, which codes for MKRCLAAVLACTLVVAGCSRSKPSDAPTPAPTTTSASATSSTSKAPTTSAKPTTSRTPTSSSSTPAPATAGTGTFSMTGPAPISGATYDSMPYVLPLNPAGPQATMVRWVEGWGESPATAEQGTTYVLGHAWGQQQLVFNPISEFVTAAVDMNNPTPVPSTNETPMQRFETDALNGSVITMKGAKGERQWVVDNAYLVDKYKAGFDKNLVNEHNPGRIVLIACSVSGSQDLGYNVVVEGHLKD
- a CDS encoding FAD/NAD(P)-binding protein, with amino-acid sequence MQPHQQDQNRSPKPTTVAIVGGGPRGLWAVEELLELAANHSDLHVAITVFNAPSLEHYGTDQPDYWRLNVQADYLYTKTLGEFGDWAGNYTDYLPRALAGRFLEESWDNLRVPDNASVSIVHEHVDDPDELRQRFDEVLLVRGHAETWQGELDDALTVYPAGSLAHITAGSSVTVRGLSLTFTDAVLDLTIGRGGTSRHEGLKDVGTYTPSGQEPAVIHPYSRSGRFLTVKPDDAVEFDLSHLRATQSGAVSLATSAGDIMEAIIAGAQHLAPKLSRSALDAVVEGNDSTGDAAEDFRRDFAVATGSIDPTSGDPATAGMVLAESFRAVHPALVNKLSFTEEFDDFHDYTDVLDRVVYGLPVVNARILLQLFDAGIVTTDTTLEHDSDFTVDAIIPPAAKPPIKTLRNARLSPNSNLAAAGRVTEGWIHGNDTITREYHEVIPNWAHDVYSRATA
- a CDS encoding helix-turn-helix domain-containing protein, with amino-acid sequence MAKLTIPPEEQLEIDLIGADMAFIEQLVMVRKRKGLTQRDIAQRMGVDRSVVSRFESISQLNSKNHTLRTARRYAEAVGAYSAHIVIDADESDYSQLAESVEENLRELAGEKSGTGAGAAAG
- a CDS encoding DUF3375 domain-containing protein, which codes for MSVEARALSLSRVMNDSAAVRLLSADLAPVILAIIAEHFPQGAKPRSAAELYELMVIDFEVMASKFSLPRKPQDYCTDWVKQGWLVRKSGTGSQGETLEPSEDALVALEAVQRWEKPTNTVTASRIESISSSLRRLARDTNEDIASRIRSLELERDAIDREIERVSQGDFESLSAHDTAERVADILAMAQAVPSDFARVRHDFERLNHVLRRQLLDPEGYRGDVLDDIFRGVDLIGDSDAGRSFDGFRALLTDRERSAWADEWIAEILDSESAAHLPAGERSRLRRLFRDMEDTSDEVARTKAGLARSLRNYVTSEQFAEDRRMIELLREARGLAADAAQGTGLQAFHRMETPLQRIGMTIHSVSRIRLANPAREVVEYVPEEYVPGESDLGDLTSLVRESEIDFEELGAAVRATVDKRGSSSIAAVLAEHPATQGLGSVVGLIHLATRYGIAPSESPPEPEHVEWSEADGSQRRALIPRLYFDTDSLEELP